From one Perca fluviatilis chromosome 10, GENO_Pfluv_1.0, whole genome shotgun sequence genomic stretch:
- the clint1a gene encoding clathrin interactor 1a isoform X1, producing MLNMWKVRELVDKATNVVMNYSEVESKVREATNDDPWGPSGQLMSEISRATFMYEQFPEVMNMLWARMLRDNKKNWRRVYKSLLLLAHLIRNGSERVVTSAREHLYDLRSLESYHFVDENGKDQGVNVRHKVKEMVEFVQDDERLREERKKSKKIKDKYIGVSSDSMGYRRYSGDRYDSSDTRGKWDDDWERNKGQFPFSEKLGEISDKIGSTIDDTISRFRKKDRDDSPDRFSDNDEDRGRSSHNGQSGKEFKDEEETVTTKSVQIVQATETTATRKRGGVPSKKVDLGAAANYIGDKSPDTTTKRAARAHPQPAAPQPSSTGLADLLMVDTTPSQPAATDLISGFADFSSPAASVGFSTGSAAPSSSSNGDFGDWNAFPGGQMPASAQTVDTSGNDLFGAMTGPAAAPAPVSALGSGPASADLFDLMGPTQSLTSSQSLNFSMSSTQSMSSTVLPQSRSQPLQNMGGSLQPQSVQPFQPTQQGMASQGVGAKAAVPSTWSDSSVNISLDFLGPGMQPPKQSQPTLNTLQHGNQVPANMLSQGFSGMSLGPMMMHPGAGMGMGMGMAPNPGMMGMGMNMGMPQGGMTMGMPNAMGMGMGMNPAMVQQPKLDAFADFGNFGK from the exons ATGCTGAACATGTGGAAGGTTAGGGAGTTGGTTGACAAAGC AACCAACGTGGTGATGAACTACTCAGAGGTGGAGTCTAAAGTCAGAGAGGCCACCAATGACGACCCATGGGGACCATCAGGACAGCTGATGAGTGAAATCTCCAG AGCCACCTTCATGTATGAACAGTTCCCAGAGGTGATGAACATGCTGTGGGCCCGCATGCTGAGGGATAACAAGAAGAACTGGCGGAGAGTCTACAAG TCCCTGCTACTGCTGGCCCATTTAATCAGGAATGGATCGGAGAGGGTTGTTACCAGTGCCAGAGAACACCTGTATGACCTGAGATCATTAGAAAGCTACCACTTTGTAG ATGAGAATGGGAAGGACCAAGGTGTGAATGTGCGTCATAAAGTGAAGGAGATGGTGGAATTTGTCCAGGATGATGAGAGGCTTAGGGAAGAAcggaaaaagtcaaagaagatcAAAGACAAATATATCGGGGTATCCTCAGACAGTATGGGATACCGACGTTACT CGGGGGACAGATACGACTCCAGCGATACCCGGGGAAAGTGGGACGATGACTGGGAGAGGAATAAAGGGCAATTCCCCTTCAGCGAGAAATTGGGAGAGATCAGCGACAAAATCGGCAGCACCATTGACGATACCATAAGCCGATTTAGGAAGAAGGATAGAGACGACTCACCAGATCGATTTAG TGACAACGATGAGGACCGGGGTCGCTCGTCTCACAATGGCCAGTCAGGAAAAGAATTCAAAGATGAAGAGGAAACTGTAACCACCAAGAGTGTGCAAATAGTCCAAGCAACAGAGACTACAGCGACACGGAAGAGAGGAGGGGTTCCGTCTAAGAAAGTAGACTTGGGGGCCGCAGCCAACTACATAGGGGATAAGAGCCCAGACACCACCACCAAACGGGCAGCAAGAGCACAT CCCCAGCCAGCAGCCCCTCAGCCCTCCAGTACCGGCCTAGCCGACCTACTAATGGTGGACACAACACCGAGCCAGCCTGCTGCCACAG ACCTGATCAGTGGATTTGCTGACTTCTCCTCACCTGCTGCGTCCGTTGGCTTCTCCACAGGATCtg CAGCACCTTCCTCTAGCAGCAATGGCGACTTTGGAGATTGGAATGCCTTTCCCGGAGGTCAGATGCCAGCATCTGCTCAGACTGTTGACACCAGTGGAAATGACCTTTTTGGAGCCATGACAGGCCCTGCTGCCGCGCCTGCCCCAGTCTCAGCTTTGGGCTCTGGTCCTGCCTCAGCAGACCTGTTTGACTTGATGGGGCCAACTCAGTCCCTCACCTCCTCCCAGAGCCTCAACTTTAGCATGAGCAGCACACAGAGCATGAGCAGCACAGTCCTACCCCAGTCTAGGTCACAG CCCCTACAGAACATGGGGGGCTCTCTGCAACCACAGTCTGTCCAGCCCTTCCAGCCTACGCAGCAGGGAATGGCCTCTCAAGGTGTCGGAGCCAAAGCAGCCGTCCCTTCCACCTGGTCAGACTCCTCAGTTAACATCAGCCTGGACTTCCTGGGCCCAGGCATGCAGCCACCCAAGCAAAGCCAGCCCACCCTCAACACCCTCCAACATG GCAACCAGGTACCTGCCAACATGCTCTCCCAGGGATTTTCTGGTATGAGCCTTGGACCTATGATGATGCACCCTGGTGCTGGCATGGGAATGGGCATGGGGATGGCCCCCAATCCGGGCATGATGGGGATGGGCATGAACATGGGGATGCCACAGGGCGGTATGACCATGGGGATGCCCAATGCCATGGGGATGGGAATGGGGATGAACCCTGCAATGGTCCAACAGCCCAAACTCGATGCCTTTGCTGACTTCGGCAACTTTGGAAAGTGA
- the clint1a gene encoding clathrin interactor 1a isoform X2, with amino-acid sequence MLNMWKVRELVDKATNVVMNYSEVESKVREATNDDPWGPSGQLMSEISRATFMYEQFPEVMNMLWARMLRDNKKNWRRVYKSLLLLAHLIRNGSERVVTSAREHLYDLRSLESYHFVDENGKDQGVNVRHKVKEMVEFVQDDERLREERKKSKKIKDKYIGVSSDSMGYRRYSGDRYDSSDTRGKWDDDWERNKGQFPFSEKLGEISDKIGSTIDDTISRFRKKDRDDSPDRFSDNDEDRGRSSHNGQSGKEFKDEEETVTTKSVQIVQATETTATRKRGGVPSKKVDLGAAANYIGDKSPDTTTKRAARAHPQPAAPQPSSTGLADLLMVDTTPSQPAATDLISGFADFSSPAASVGFSTGSAPSSSSNGDFGDWNAFPGGQMPASAQTVDTSGNDLFGAMTGPAAAPAPVSALGSGPASADLFDLMGPTQSLTSSQSLNFSMSSTQSMSSTVLPQSRSQPLQNMGGSLQPQSVQPFQPTQQGMASQGVGAKAAVPSTWSDSSVNISLDFLGPGMQPPKQSQPTLNTLQHGNQVPANMLSQGFSGMSLGPMMMHPGAGMGMGMGMAPNPGMMGMGMNMGMPQGGMTMGMPNAMGMGMGMNPAMVQQPKLDAFADFGNFGK; translated from the exons ATGCTGAACATGTGGAAGGTTAGGGAGTTGGTTGACAAAGC AACCAACGTGGTGATGAACTACTCAGAGGTGGAGTCTAAAGTCAGAGAGGCCACCAATGACGACCCATGGGGACCATCAGGACAGCTGATGAGTGAAATCTCCAG AGCCACCTTCATGTATGAACAGTTCCCAGAGGTGATGAACATGCTGTGGGCCCGCATGCTGAGGGATAACAAGAAGAACTGGCGGAGAGTCTACAAG TCCCTGCTACTGCTGGCCCATTTAATCAGGAATGGATCGGAGAGGGTTGTTACCAGTGCCAGAGAACACCTGTATGACCTGAGATCATTAGAAAGCTACCACTTTGTAG ATGAGAATGGGAAGGACCAAGGTGTGAATGTGCGTCATAAAGTGAAGGAGATGGTGGAATTTGTCCAGGATGATGAGAGGCTTAGGGAAGAAcggaaaaagtcaaagaagatcAAAGACAAATATATCGGGGTATCCTCAGACAGTATGGGATACCGACGTTACT CGGGGGACAGATACGACTCCAGCGATACCCGGGGAAAGTGGGACGATGACTGGGAGAGGAATAAAGGGCAATTCCCCTTCAGCGAGAAATTGGGAGAGATCAGCGACAAAATCGGCAGCACCATTGACGATACCATAAGCCGATTTAGGAAGAAGGATAGAGACGACTCACCAGATCGATTTAG TGACAACGATGAGGACCGGGGTCGCTCGTCTCACAATGGCCAGTCAGGAAAAGAATTCAAAGATGAAGAGGAAACTGTAACCACCAAGAGTGTGCAAATAGTCCAAGCAACAGAGACTACAGCGACACGGAAGAGAGGAGGGGTTCCGTCTAAGAAAGTAGACTTGGGGGCCGCAGCCAACTACATAGGGGATAAGAGCCCAGACACCACCACCAAACGGGCAGCAAGAGCACAT CCCCAGCCAGCAGCCCCTCAGCCCTCCAGTACCGGCCTAGCCGACCTACTAATGGTGGACACAACACCGAGCCAGCCTGCTGCCACAG ACCTGATCAGTGGATTTGCTGACTTCTCCTCACCTGCTGCGTCCGTTGGCTTCTCCACAGGATCtg CACCTTCCTCTAGCAGCAATGGCGACTTTGGAGATTGGAATGCCTTTCCCGGAGGTCAGATGCCAGCATCTGCTCAGACTGTTGACACCAGTGGAAATGACCTTTTTGGAGCCATGACAGGCCCTGCTGCCGCGCCTGCCCCAGTCTCAGCTTTGGGCTCTGGTCCTGCCTCAGCAGACCTGTTTGACTTGATGGGGCCAACTCAGTCCCTCACCTCCTCCCAGAGCCTCAACTTTAGCATGAGCAGCACACAGAGCATGAGCAGCACAGTCCTACCCCAGTCTAGGTCACAG CCCCTACAGAACATGGGGGGCTCTCTGCAACCACAGTCTGTCCAGCCCTTCCAGCCTACGCAGCAGGGAATGGCCTCTCAAGGTGTCGGAGCCAAAGCAGCCGTCCCTTCCACCTGGTCAGACTCCTCAGTTAACATCAGCCTGGACTTCCTGGGCCCAGGCATGCAGCCACCCAAGCAAAGCCAGCCCACCCTCAACACCCTCCAACATG GCAACCAGGTACCTGCCAACATGCTCTCCCAGGGATTTTCTGGTATGAGCCTTGGACCTATGATGATGCACCCTGGTGCTGGCATGGGAATGGGCATGGGGATGGCCCCCAATCCGGGCATGATGGGGATGGGCATGAACATGGGGATGCCACAGGGCGGTATGACCATGGGGATGCCCAATGCCATGGGGATGGGAATGGGGATGAACCCTGCAATGGTCCAACAGCCCAAACTCGATGCCTTTGCTGACTTCGGCAACTTTGGAAAGTGA